The genomic region TTGACGACCCTTGAAGGGAACAGGGAGCATGCGAGGCTCTTTGTGCCTTAGCTTCTTCGTAAGCTTCTTGTTCGTGAATACCCAACAGACCAACTCTGCAAGGTTACAATCGGTGGCAACGATCGCCATTTTAGCACCTCTTCTCGCCTCCGCCTTCTGATAAATCCGCTTGAATCGATTCGGCGTGGACGATAGTACTGCGGCCACGCGCTCTGAATCAATACCACCCTGAGAAAACCTCCGCTCTGCCGGTTGATATGGCCGTACCATACCCGGTCGCCCGATTGCGCTAACTTTGGCGCCAGGCCAAAATCGCGTAGTGGAAATACTTTTATGCAACGACCATGAGATACTGATACCCGGTAGGAATACGCAGTTTCTACTGATTAGGATCAGTAAGCCTATCACCAACCGGATCAGGTACGTCTTGTTGATCGGTTTCAACGTCCTCTAGTTGATTTCGGCGATCGCGTCGGCATAGACAAGGGACATCTTCTCGCGCAGCAAGCACTCATGGTATCGAAGCGTTTGTTGGAAGAATGTAACTGCCCACGAAGTTGAGGTACTCGGTGCCCCGATAGCCGCAACAGTATCAGGGCTTCCATGCTGCCCAGTGTAAAAGAGGAAACATGGCTGCGTGCCGAATCCACGAAAACAGCAGAAAAGCAAACGATGCAGATATGAACGCGAGCTTTCGGGTAGTAGTCTGGTACGCAGCGACTGGCATCGGACTACAGTGAACCATCCAAACGCGATCATCTGGCTCGACGATGCGTCGCGCATATCGCTTGCTGGTGGTTAATTTGAGCAAGCGACCATGTGGAAACAGCACGTGCCATCGCGAAAAGGGAATCTGCAGACCAACGGCAAGTTAGAACGGCTCGGGCTCGAATACGATCGGCATCGCTTGCGATTAGACTCGCTCGATGCTTTTTTAACCTGATATAACAACCGGATACACGGCGCTCTCGATTTTCGCGAAGGCGATAAGGATGCTTTTCAGCGAAGAGCGCCTCCGTAAGCGATTCTCGGTCTATTCCTGAAAGAGGAAAAGTGGTATGAATAACGCCGAATATGCAAAACGAAATAAGAATCGTACTCAACATAATTTTGAAGAAGAATCAATTTTACCCTGAGAAGATGTATAAGGAGGAATACTCGAAGGTAACGTTCATCATGCCTGTCCTCAACGAAGCGAAGACTCTGCGGCAGTGCTTGGACGCCTTGCTGGCTCTAGATTACCCCGCGGAGAAAATAGAGATACTGATCGCCCTCGGAAACTCGACGGATGATACGCGAGCTATCGCCGAAGAATATGCTCGCAAACACCAGACCATAAAGCTCTTCGAGAACCCGACCGGCAACACTGCGATCGGCCGTAACATCTGCATCGAGCACGCCACGGGCGAGCTGCTCATGAACTATTCCGGGCATGTCATCGCCGAGCAGAACCTCCTCTTCGTGCTCGTGACGAAACTCTTGGAACTACCGGACGAGATCGCCGCCGTCGGCTGCTCCAACGTCTCACCCGACGAGCAGAATCTCATCGGAAAGGCGACGGGCGTCGCCTTCGCCGGATTCATGGGCGGTAGAAACATCTTCCCACAGAACGAGGTCTTCGACGACGAACGCTACGTTGACCACGTGTCCTTCGCCTGCTACCGCCGCAACGTCGTCGAGCAGGTCGGTAACTTCGACCCCGCCTTCTGGTGTGGGCAGGATGCCGAACTCGATATCCGCATTTACAAGGCGGGCTACAAGATCCTCTATACGCCCGATACCAAGGTCTACCATTTCAAGCGAAGCACAACACGCGGGCTCTTCCGGCAGATGTACCGGTACGGCCTGGCACGGGCAAGGATGGTACGGAAGCATCCTGATACTTTCCGGGTCGTGTATACGCTCGGATCCGCATTCGTGCTCGGCATCATAACCATCAGTGCCCTTACCGCTCTTACTGTGATCCCGCTCTGGTTTGGTGGTGCAATTGCATCGTTGTACGTATTCCTTGCCGTTATCAGCTCATTTCAGGTGACCAAGACACCCCTTCTGATCCTGACCAGTATTCCCCTGTATTTTATCATTCATGTCGCTTATGGTCTGGGATTCCTCCGTGGGCTGTCTCCGGCAAGAGCGAGCAAGTGCAAGATTTTTAAGGGCTGATACGCTATTACCAGCGAGGATACATGACTCGAATCGGGCTCATCGGTGTTGGTACTTGGGGAATCAACCATCTGCGCGCACTTACAGAGATCGATTGTGATCTCGTGTGCATTGCCGATGTTGATAGCACGAAAGCAGCACTGGCCAAACAGCACGGGATCCCGTTCTTTCACGATTACCAACCGCTTCTCTCGACCGTGGATGCCGTTGTGGTTACCACGCCCACAGATACGCACGTTCAGATCGTGAAGGACTGCCTCGCTGCAGGGAAGCACGTGTTCGTTGAGAAACCCATGGCAGCAACCGCGGCGCAGAGTCGCGCCCTCGAGAAGCTCGCGGAATCGCAGAAGCTCGTGCTCTCCGTCGGCTATCTCTATCGGTTCAACAACGCGATCAGGCGAGCACGAGAGCTCATCAAAGAGGCCGGAGAACTGCAATACCTGACTGCGCGGTACATCCACTCTACCAAACCGCCGCGTACGGACTCCGGAGTCATTATGAATCTCGGTATCCATGTGATTGATATACTGAACTTCCTCACTGAACGAACACCCTCCAGGATCTATGCAAAGAAGAAGAATCTGCTGTCTGACAGCTACGAAGATTCCGCTGCTATCCTGCTCGATTATAACGACTTCTTCGCGACCATCGAGCTCAGTTGCACGCATCCCGAAAAGGCCCGCGATCTCTGGATCATCGCCGGGAACGAAAAGATCTATCTCGATTACTTCTCGCAAAAAATCATGAGATATCCTCTGAAGGTGTCGTACAACGAAGTCGAGCGGGAAGAGCCGATTGTAGAAGAGATTACGGCAAATGAGCCGCTTAAAGATGAGCTGCAGTATTTCGTCTCCTTAATAGACCAGGAAGAGACCCAGCCCGAGCTGAACAAGGGAAGAGAAAACTGGTACACGACTCGAATATGCGAATTATGCCTGGAATCCGCACAAAACGGTACGGAGCTACCGGTGAAATGAACGAAATTGCTCAGACTGCCAGGATACTCAAGAACGTGCTGCTCGATGAATATGCGCTTATCGAGGACTTCGTCATCATCGGCGCGCCGCCGCGAGGGATAACGGAAGGAGAACTGAAAACCGTCATTGGCAAGAACGCTGTTATCCGGTCTCATACCGTTATCTATGCCGGCAATACCATTGGCGACGACTTCCAAACCGGGAACCAGGTGAGTATTCGTGAGGAGAACCTCATTGGCGATGAGGTGAGCATCGGCACCAAAACGGTTATCGAATTCAAGACAAAAATAGAAGACCGCGTACGAATCCACTCGCAGGCGTTTATTCCTGAGTACTGCGTGCTCCATGAGGGATGCTGGATCGGCCCCCAGGTGACGCTTACCAACGCGAAATATCCACAATCACAAAAGTCGAAAGCGTTTCTCAAGGGTGTGGTTATAGGAAAGAATGCAAAGATCGGGGCCAATGCCACCATTCTACCCGGTGTGACGATCGGTGCTAACGCCTTGGTAGGGGCCGGGAGTGTCGTCACGATGGATGTTCCTCCCGATAAGGTAGTCGCAGGTAACCCCGCTGAGGTGATCGATGCGGTGTCTAACCTCAAATATCCGACGGGAGAGAAGGCCTATGAGGACCTGGAGGCTGGGATATGAATATTCCGCTGGTGGATCTGAAGGCCAACTATCGCTCGATCAAAGATGAGATAGATCGGGCCATTCAGGAGGTAATTGACGATTCCGCGTTCATCATGGGTCCTTATCTCACGAGCTTCGAGAAGAATTTCGCCGCCTTCTGTCAGGCGAAGCATGCCATTGGCTGCTCAAGCGGAACAACGGCGCTCCACCTGGCTCTGCTCGCCGCTGGTCTACAACCGGGCGACGAGATCATCACGGTCCCCAACACCTTCATCGCTACCACCGAGAATATCTCCTACGTTCACGGGAAGATTAGATTCATCGACGTTGAGCCGCAAACGCAACTCCTCGATATCGATCAGTTGAGCACGGTAATCACCCCCCAAACAAAGGCTATTGTTGTGGTCCATCTCTACGGGCAGCTGCCTGATATGGCGCGCATCAAGGAGATCGCTGACGCAAACGCTCTGTTCCTCATTGAAGATGCCGCACAGGCACATGCTGCCGAGTGGCACGGGCATCAGCCCGGATTTTACGGCGACATCGCAACCTTCAGCTTCTTCCCTGCGAAAAATCTCGGATGCTTCGGCGATGGCGGCTGCGTGGTCACCAATAATGACGAAATCGCTGAGACCGTGAGATTACTCCTGAATCACGGCCGAAAAACGAAATACGAGCACACCATCGAGGGGTATAATTATCGGCTGGATGCGTTACAGGCTGCAATACTGGATGCCAAGCTTCCATATCTCTCCCGCTGGACAGATCTCAGACGAGCGCACGCCTCGTTCTATGATGATATGCTGCCCGCAGAGGTGCAGAAACCTGTCGAAGCAGGGGGTGCGAAGCATGTGTACTACATGTACGTTATTCGGACGAAGCAACGAGACGAGCTCATGCAGTATTTGATAAAGCAGGGAATACAGTGTGGCATTCACTATCCACTGCCGCTCCATTTACAGCCTGCATATGCCAACCTCGGCTATAAAAAAGGCAGTTATCCGGTAGCTGAAATGCTGGCAGAAGAGATTCTCTCTATACCGATATATCCGGAGCTAACCGAGGAGCAGCTAACGTACATCGTTGATGCTATCACGCGGTTTTTCAAGCACCAACACTAAATGTTAGCGTTTTGTAACTCGATGTAACGGAGGTTTGATCT from Methanomicrobia archaeon harbors:
- a CDS encoding glycosyltransferase; the protein is MYKEEYSKVTFIMPVLNEAKTLRQCLDALLALDYPAEKIEILIALGNSTDDTRAIAEEYARKHQTIKLFENPTGNTAIGRNICIEHATGELLMNYSGHVIAEQNLLFVLVTKLLELPDEIAAVGCSNVSPDEQNLIGKATGVAFAGFMGGRNIFPQNEVFDDERYVDHVSFACYRRNVVEQVGNFDPAFWCGQDAELDIRIYKAGYKILYTPDTKVYHFKRSTTRGLFRQMYRYGLARARMVRKHPDTFRVVYTLGSAFVLGIITISALTALTVIPLWFGGAIASLYVFLAVISSFQVTKTPLLILTSIPLYFIIHVAYGLGFLRGLSPARASKCKIFKG
- a CDS encoding Gfo/Idh/MocA family oxidoreductase; protein product: MTRIGLIGVGTWGINHLRALTEIDCDLVCIADVDSTKAALAKQHGIPFFHDYQPLLSTVDAVVVTTPTDTHVQIVKDCLAAGKHVFVEKPMAATAAQSRALEKLAESQKLVLSVGYLYRFNNAIRRARELIKEAGELQYLTARYIHSTKPPRTDSGVIMNLGIHVIDILNFLTERTPSRIYAKKKNLLSDSYEDSAAILLDYNDFFATIELSCTHPEKARDLWIIAGNEKIYLDYFSQKIMRYPLKVSYNEVEREEPIVEEITANEPLKDELQYFVSLIDQEETQPELNKGRENWYTTRICELCLESAQNGTELPVK
- a CDS encoding transferase translates to MNEIAQTARILKNVLLDEYALIEDFVIIGAPPRGITEGELKTVIGKNAVIRSHTVIYAGNTIGDDFQTGNQVSIREENLIGDEVSIGTKTVIEFKTKIEDRVRIHSQAFIPEYCVLHEGCWIGPQVTLTNAKYPQSQKSKAFLKGVVIGKNAKIGANATILPGVTIGANALVGAGSVVTMDVPPDKVVAGNPAEVIDAVSNLKYPTGEKAYEDLEAGI
- a CDS encoding DegT/DnrJ/EryC1/StrS family aminotransferase, whose translation is MNIPLVDLKANYRSIKDEIDRAIQEVIDDSAFIMGPYLTSFEKNFAAFCQAKHAIGCSSGTTALHLALLAAGLQPGDEIITVPNTFIATTENISYVHGKIRFIDVEPQTQLLDIDQLSTVITPQTKAIVVVHLYGQLPDMARIKEIADANALFLIEDAAQAHAAEWHGHQPGFYGDIATFSFFPAKNLGCFGDGGCVVTNNDEIAETVRLLLNHGRKTKYEHTIEGYNYRLDALQAAILDAKLPYLSRWTDLRRAHASFYDDMLPAEVQKPVEAGGAKHVYYMYVIRTKQRDELMQYLIKQGIQCGIHYPLPLHLQPAYANLGYKKGSYPVAEMLAEEILSIPIYPELTEEQLTYIVDAITRFFKHQH